One region of Aminobacterium colombiense DSM 12261 genomic DNA includes:
- a CDS encoding RnfABCDGE type electron transport complex subunit D: protein MTEKKLVVASSPHFRAHATVQTIMGDVLIALAPALAAALYFFGFKAFTVIAVCVLASVISEAAWQKLMGHPQTIKDLSAVVTGLLLAFNLPPTVPLWLAAFGSIFAIIVVKHFFGGIGQNIVNPALAARAMLLASWPVAMTTWAVDGMTTATPLALLKEGAVAILPTFSDVFIGHVGGCLGETSALALLLGGAYLLWRKVISWHIPVIYISTVFVLTALLGREGWMTGNPLYEIFLGGLMVGAFFMATDYTTSPMTKKGQVIFASGCGILTTLIRLYGGYAEGVSYSILIMNLFVPLIDKVTVPRIFGEVR from the coding sequence ATGACTGAAAAAAAACTTGTAGTTGCATCATCTCCCCATTTTCGGGCCCATGCTACTGTGCAGACAATAATGGGCGATGTTCTTATTGCCCTTGCTCCAGCATTGGCAGCGGCATTGTATTTTTTTGGATTTAAGGCTTTTACGGTTATAGCTGTTTGTGTTCTTGCCAGTGTTATTTCAGAAGCTGCATGGCAAAAACTAATGGGGCATCCCCAAACAATCAAGGATTTAAGCGCCGTGGTAACAGGGCTTCTTCTAGCCTTTAACCTCCCTCCCACAGTTCCTCTCTGGCTTGCCGCTTTCGGGAGCATATTTGCCATTATTGTGGTGAAGCACTTTTTTGGGGGGATCGGACAAAATATAGTTAACCCCGCCCTTGCTGCCCGTGCGATGCTTTTAGCCTCGTGGCCGGTGGCGATGACGACCTGGGCCGTCGATGGGATGACAACGGCAACACCCCTCGCTTTGTTGAAAGAGGGGGCTGTTGCAATCCTTCCTACCTTTAGCGATGTTTTTATAGGCCATGTGGGGGGATGTTTAGGAGAGACCTCGGCATTGGCCCTTTTGCTTGGCGGCGCCTATCTTCTCTGGCGCAAGGTGATCAGTTGGCACATACCTGTTATATATATTTCCACTGTCTTTGTTCTTACAGCACTATTGGGACGGGAGGGCTGGATGACGGGGAATCCTCTTTATGAGATCTTTCTTGGAGGGTTGATGGTAGGAGCCTTTTTTATGGCAACCGATTACACCACCTCTCCAATGACAAAAAAAGGGCAAGTCATATTTGCTTCGGGTTGCGGTATTCTAACAACCCTAATCCGGTTATACGGGGGATACGCAGAAGGCGTTTCATATTCGATTCTCATAATGAACCTTTTTGTTCCCCTCATTGACAAGGTAACCGTTCCACGGATTTTTGGAGAGGTGAGATAA
- the rsxE gene encoding electron transport complex subunit RsxE has translation MGMVLERLKNGIIKNNPIFVQVIGMCPTLAVTTSAENGLAMGLAATVVLMGSNMAISALKRFIPDEVRIPAFIIIIATFVTLIQFFMQAFLPGLNKALGIFIPLIVVNCIILGRAEAHASKNSVVSSLFDAIGMGLGFTLALVVLGSIRELLGSGSLFGAQLLPAGYSPALIMILAPGGFLTLGILMALINYINTRRKKENKRISHFADA, from the coding sequence ATGGGAATGGTTTTAGAGAGGCTCAAAAACGGAATAATAAAGAACAATCCCATCTTTGTGCAAGTTATTGGAATGTGCCCAACCCTTGCTGTAACAACGAGTGCAGAAAATGGCCTTGCAATGGGTCTTGCAGCTACGGTCGTTCTCATGGGGTCCAATATGGCTATCTCAGCTTTGAAGCGATTTATCCCTGACGAAGTGAGAATTCCGGCATTCATTATTATTATTGCTACCTTTGTGACCCTCATTCAATTTTTTATGCAAGCATTCCTTCCAGGGCTGAATAAAGCTTTAGGGATATTTATTCCACTTATAGTGGTTAACTGCATTATTTTGGGCCGGGCAGAAGCCCATGCATCAAAAAATAGTGTAGTGTCCTCTCTTTTTGATGCCATTGGCATGGGCCTTGGCTTTACATTAGCCTTGGTTGTTCTCGGTTCCATCCGCGAACTTTTAGGTTCTGGATCTCTATTTGGGGCCCAGCTCCTTCCAGCAGGGTACAGCCCAGCCCTTATTATGATTCTTGCGCCAGGTGGTTTTTTAACCCTCGGGATACTTATGGCCCTTATAAACTACATAAACACGAGAAGAAAAAAAGAGAACAAGAGAATAAGCCATTTCGCTGATGCGTAA
- a CDS encoding electron transport complex protein RnfA, with protein MSFFAIFIDAFLVHNIVLSRFLGICAFLGVSNSVATAVGMGLAVVFVTTFSSLMTWIVYNLILVPLGITYLYTLAFILVIAALVQFVEMVVRKKWESLYWALGIYLPLITTNCAVLGVAVINMNEGYTLLQAIAHSLGASLGFLLAIVLMSGLRERFQDNTNMPKALRGLPISLVTAALMSIAFLGFNGLFS; from the coding sequence ATGAGCTTCTTTGCCATATTTATTGATGCTTTTTTAGTTCATAATATTGTTCTTTCAAGGTTTTTAGGAATTTGTGCCTTCCTTGGCGTTTCTAACAGCGTGGCAACAGCCGTGGGAATGGGGCTCGCTGTTGTATTTGTTACGACGTTTTCCTCCCTCATGACATGGATCGTATATAATCTTATCCTTGTACCTTTGGGTATTACCTATCTCTATACATTGGCCTTTATTCTCGTTATCGCGGCTCTTGTCCAGTTTGTGGAGATGGTGGTTCGAAAAAAGTGGGAATCTCTTTACTGGGCTCTTGGCATTTACCTGCCTCTCATCACGACGAATTGCGCTGTATTGGGTGTAGCGGTTATCAATATGAATGAAGGATACACCTTGCTCCAGGCCATAGCCCATTCCCTTGGCGCCTCCCTCGGTTTTTTGCTTGCTATTGTTTTAATGTCAGGCTTGCGAGAGCGGTTTCAGGACAATACGAATATGCCCAAAGCATTGCGTGGCTTGCCCATAAGTCTTGTCACTGCGGCTTTAATGTCCATAGCATTTTTAGGCTTTAACGGATTGTTCTCCTAG
- a CDS encoding Gx transporter family protein has translation MLRAKLKAMIVIGLLVGLALTIHVAEAQIPMVFPGIKLGLANIITLMALDLYGWKEALMVTLLRVGLGAFFTGNAISFLCSFTGGLLSCLVMIELHRRFKESVTLPYISIAGAISHNIGQLIVIVLIIQNLYVFLYLPVLLVSGVITGYGTGFLASLLSSRIKQVPGIL, from the coding sequence ATGCTAAGAGCGAAGTTAAAGGCCATGATCGTCATAGGGCTTCTCGTAGGGCTAGCTCTTACCATCCATGTGGCAGAAGCCCAGATCCCCATGGTTTTTCCCGGCATAAAGCTGGGCCTGGCCAATATTATCACCCTTATGGCCCTGGACCTGTACGGATGGAAAGAAGCCCTTATGGTGACGCTCCTTCGCGTTGGGCTAGGGGCCTTTTTCACAGGGAATGCTATTTCTTTCCTCTGCAGCTTTACCGGAGGGCTTTTAAGCTGCCTCGTTATGATAGAACTTCATAGGCGCTTTAAAGAATCGGTTACGCTGCCTTATATAAGCATTGCTGGAGCTATAAGCCACAACATTGGACAGCTTATTGTCATCGTACTTATAATTCAAAATCTCTATGTCTTCCTCTACCTGCCCGTACTTCTTGTATCAGGCGTTATTACGGGATACGGTACAGGTTTTTTGGCTTCACTTCTCAGCAGTCGCATAAAACAAGTTCCGGGGATTCTCTAA
- a CDS encoding alanine/glycine:cation symporter family protein gives MHREVFAVEVIDVIRSVNNVLWGYVLIFLLCGTGVYFTFRLNFVQIRKFGVVCKNAFGGITLFGEKAGKEGMSSFQSLATAIAAQVGTGNLAGAATAIASGGPGAIFWMWISAFFGMSTIFSEAVLAQTYKEKDIDGQIVGGPAYYISRGFGSKGLAVFFAIAIIIALGFIGNMVQSNSISDAFQTAFNLPALYVGIALAILAGLIFFGGISRIASFTEKAVPIMALMYLIGGVVVLAMNVDAILPAIKMIFYGAFNPKAATGGIIGVGVKEAVRYGVARGLFSNEAGMGSTPHAHAVAKVKHPAQQGLVAIMGVFIDTFIVLNITAFVILTTGVLDGKTTGIALTQAGFTQALGGFGNIFVAICLLFFAFSTIIGWYFFGEANIRYLFGIKGLTPYRILVMIFIVIGSTMKVDLVWELADTFNGLMVIPNLIAVLGLAKVVSKALDDYDNDGMLKSSK, from the coding sequence ATGCATAGGGAGGTATTTGCCGTGGAAGTAATTGACGTTATAAGAAGTGTTAATAATGTTCTGTGGGGTTACGTTCTTATTTTCCTTCTTTGCGGAACTGGTGTTTATTTTACTTTTCGCCTTAATTTTGTTCAAATACGCAAATTTGGAGTTGTCTGCAAAAATGCTTTTGGCGGTATAACCCTTTTCGGAGAAAAAGCCGGAAAAGAGGGAATGTCATCTTTTCAATCTTTGGCTACAGCTATAGCTGCACAAGTTGGAACTGGAAACCTTGCCGGAGCTGCTACGGCCATTGCTTCCGGGGGGCCGGGAGCAATATTCTGGATGTGGATCAGCGCCTTCTTTGGTATGAGCACCATTTTCTCTGAGGCCGTACTTGCTCAAACATATAAAGAGAAAGACATTGACGGTCAGATCGTTGGAGGCCCTGCCTATTATATTAGTCGAGGTTTCGGAAGCAAGGGATTAGCTGTTTTCTTCGCTATCGCAATTATTATTGCTCTTGGTTTTATAGGAAACATGGTTCAGTCAAACTCTATAAGCGATGCTTTCCAGACAGCATTTAATCTTCCCGCTCTCTATGTCGGAATTGCTCTTGCAATCTTGGCTGGGCTCATTTTCTTTGGCGGCATCAGCCGCATCGCTTCTTTTACAGAGAAGGCCGTTCCTATTATGGCTCTTATGTATCTTATTGGCGGTGTTGTTGTCCTCGCAATGAATGTTGATGCTATTCTACCGGCCATAAAGATGATTTTTTACGGAGCCTTTAATCCGAAAGCCGCTACGGGAGGAATTATCGGCGTAGGTGTAAAAGAAGCGGTTCGTTACGGTGTTGCGCGCGGGCTCTTTTCCAATGAAGCTGGTATGGGATCCACTCCTCATGCTCACGCTGTTGCTAAAGTAAAACACCCTGCACAACAGGGATTAGTTGCCATTATGGGAGTGTTTATCGATACATTCATCGTTCTTAACATAACAGCTTTTGTCATTCTTACAACAGGTGTTCTTGACGGTAAGACAACGGGAATAGCTTTAACTCAGGCTGGTTTTACTCAAGCCCTCGGAGGATTTGGAAATATCTTTGTAGCTATTTGCCTGCTTTTCTTTGCCTTCTCAACTATTATCGGTTGGTACTTTTTCGGAGAAGCGAATATCCGCTACTTATTTGGAATCAAGGGATTAACTCCTTATCGAATTCTCGTTATGATTTTCATCGTTATCGGGTCAACTATGAAAGTAGATCTTGTCTGGGAGCTTGCTGATACCTTTAACGGCTTGATGGTTATCCCCAACCTTATTGCCGTCCTTGGTTTGGCTAAAGTTGTATCGAAAGCTCTCGATGACTATGACAACGATGGAATGCTGAAGAGTAGCAAGTAG
- the rsxC gene encoding electron transport complex subunit RsxC, producing MRLLTFRGGAHPPDNKHWTSEKPIEDLWPMGDFVYPMGQHIGAPCKPVVEKGDRVLVGQKIGEPQGPVSAAVYSSVSGTVKNIAELPTPPGMDVMSVVIENDGLYEEAGPLMSRSFEDLAPDELRAIIKDAGIVGMGGACFPAHIKLTPPADRPIDHVIINGAECEPYLTSDYRMMLEEPDKIAEGARILLQIFPQAHLHMAIEDNKPEAIRKMTEAFKGIDRASVDVLKTKYPQGGEKQLIFAVAGREVPSGKLPADAGCVVTNTYTVYEIRNAVVTGRTSLSRIVTVSGDAVATPKNLRVRLGTSFREVIEAAGGFVTPPIKVLAGGPMMGMSINSLDVPVVKGTSGIIALSEKAAPLNEEYSCIRCGRCVEACPMGLLPFKLNALSLKSDYTGFKNNGGMNCIECGSCSFMCPSKRHLVQSCREAKRSVIAAMKRKG from the coding sequence GGACAGCATATTGGGGCGCCCTGTAAGCCTGTAGTTGAAAAAGGGGATCGGGTTCTTGTCGGGCAAAAAATAGGGGAACCCCAGGGGCCGGTTTCAGCTGCCGTATATTCAAGTGTTTCTGGCACGGTAAAGAATATAGCTGAATTGCCAACTCCTCCTGGCATGGATGTCATGTCAGTCGTAATTGAAAATGATGGCCTCTATGAAGAGGCGGGGCCTCTTATGTCCCGATCATTTGAGGATCTTGCTCCTGATGAGCTTCGAGCCATTATAAAGGATGCAGGGATTGTCGGTATGGGTGGTGCATGTTTCCCCGCCCATATAAAATTGACGCCTCCCGCAGATAGGCCTATAGACCACGTTATTATAAACGGCGCAGAGTGTGAGCCCTATCTTACTTCCGACTATCGCATGATGCTTGAGGAGCCAGATAAGATAGCGGAAGGCGCCCGCATCCTTCTACAAATATTCCCCCAGGCCCATCTGCATATGGCTATTGAAGATAACAAGCCGGAGGCCATAAGAAAAATGACAGAAGCATTTAAAGGAATAGACAGGGCTTCTGTGGATGTTTTGAAGACTAAATATCCTCAAGGCGGCGAAAAACAGCTGATATTTGCCGTTGCAGGGAGGGAAGTGCCCTCGGGCAAGCTCCCTGCCGATGCCGGCTGCGTTGTAACTAATACCTATACTGTTTATGAGATTCGCAACGCTGTTGTGACCGGGCGAACGTCCCTTTCCCGGATAGTTACTGTTTCAGGAGATGCAGTTGCCACTCCCAAAAACCTGAGGGTCCGTCTGGGAACATCCTTCAGAGAGGTCATAGAGGCAGCGGGCGGTTTTGTTACGCCTCCCATCAAAGTGCTGGCTGGAGGCCCTATGATGGGAATGTCTATCAATAGTCTTGATGTGCCGGTGGTCAAGGGAACGTCGGGGATCATCGCTCTTTCAGAAAAGGCGGCTCCGTTGAATGAAGAATACTCTTGCATCCGGTGCGGCCGATGTGTTGAGGCCTGTCCCATGGGACTTCTTCCCTTTAAGCTGAATGCTCTCTCTCTGAAGAGCGATTACACGGGTTTTAAGAATAATGGCGGAATGAACTGCATCGAGTGTGGCTCCTGCTCCTTTATGTGCCCTTCCAAAAGGCATCTGGTGCAATCTTGCCGAGAGGCAAAGCGATCTGTCATAGCAGCCATGAAGAGAAAGGGGTAA
- a CDS encoding NusG domain II-containing protein — MKKGNKIILTAVLFLLVLSSAGNLLYRSHLNKNKPVALVEQNGEKLREISLKDILASEDWVIHKGEEQSVIRIEPGRIRFLEATCPHQQCVKTGWLSRPGETAVCLPYKLSITIIGPAGEGPDALSH, encoded by the coding sequence ATGAAAAAGGGAAATAAAATTATTCTGACCGCCGTGCTATTTCTTCTAGTTTTAAGCTCTGCCGGGAATTTGCTCTATAGAAGCCACCTTAACAAAAATAAACCTGTGGCACTTGTAGAGCAAAACGGCGAGAAATTGCGGGAGATCTCCCTTAAGGATATTCTCGCCTCTGAAGACTGGGTCATCCACAAGGGTGAAGAACAGAGTGTCATCAGAATTGAGCCTGGAAGAATTCGTTTTCTTGAAGCTACCTGTCCTCATCAGCAGTGTGTAAAGACAGGCTGGCTATCAAGGCCTGGGGAAACGGCAGTTTGCCTGCCCTATAAGCTCTCTATAACCATCATCGGTCCCGCTGGCGAGGGACCTGATGCACTATCTCATTAG
- a CDS encoding FAD:protein FMN transferase has product MKKVFLAVILGIILFLAIFFMKSVKRPHPLEQTSYALGTILHFQIWGKDANQALEKALSRIHDIEVHMSTHDPNSDIYKVNVSSGSSFVPVHEDTFYVVEKAIDYAYKSSGTFEPTIGGLVNLWGIGTPEERLPSEEEIANAVSLIGYEEVQLDRKNMSIRLPRSGQHLDLGGIAKGYAADEVVAILKRKGIKSALVDLGGNIFVLGTKPDSTLWNVGVQNPLEPRGQYLGVLRVSNKSVVTSGNYERFFEKDGKRYHHIFDPATGYPAESGLLSVTILSDRSIDGDALSTALFVLGKEEGLKLASSIEGVEALVVTKEKKIYGTAGMDDFFKLTNKEYTYEKGK; this is encoded by the coding sequence TTGAAAAAAGTTTTTTTGGCAGTCATTCTTGGCATAATACTTTTTCTTGCAATCTTTTTCATGAAGTCGGTTAAGAGGCCTCATCCTTTGGAACAAACAAGCTACGCTCTAGGTACCATTCTCCACTTTCAGATTTGGGGCAAAGATGCAAACCAAGCTCTCGAAAAAGCCTTGTCACGCATTCACGATATCGAAGTTCATATGTCGACACACGATCCTAACTCAGATATTTACAAGGTTAATGTGTCCTCTGGCTCTTCATTTGTACCTGTTCACGAAGATACGTTCTATGTTGTCGAAAAGGCCATTGACTATGCCTATAAAAGTTCTGGAACCTTTGAGCCAACTATTGGGGGGTTAGTTAATCTCTGGGGAATAGGAACACCAGAAGAACGTCTTCCTTCAGAAGAGGAGATAGCCAACGCTGTTTCGCTTATTGGCTATGAAGAGGTTCAACTAGATAGAAAAAATATGAGCATTCGTCTTCCCCGTTCGGGTCAACATCTTGATTTGGGAGGAATCGCCAAGGGGTATGCAGCAGATGAAGTTGTTGCTATTCTAAAAAGAAAAGGTATAAAAAGTGCTTTGGTCGATTTAGGAGGAAATATTTTCGTCCTTGGGACCAAACCAGACAGCACTCTCTGGAACGTAGGGGTTCAGAACCCGCTAGAGCCCAGGGGGCAATATCTGGGGGTTCTTAGAGTTTCAAATAAATCGGTGGTAACATCTGGTAATTACGAACGTTTTTTTGAAAAAGATGGAAAACGTTATCACCATATCTTTGATCCAGCCACAGGATATCCTGCTGAATCGGGCCTTTTAAGCGTTACTATTCTTTCAGATCGATCGATCGACGGCGATGCTCTTTCCACTGCCCTTTTTGTTCTGGGAAAAGAAGAGGGATTGAAGCTTGCGAGCTCCATTGAAGGAGTGGAAGCCCTTGTGGTGACAAAAGAAAAAAAGATTTACGGCACTGCTGGAATGGATGATTTTTTTAAACTGACCAACAAGGAATATACCTATGAAAAAGGGAAATAA
- a CDS encoding RnfABCDGE type electron transport complex subunit B produces the protein MINSLIYPALSLGGLGLFFGLLLGFSARKFAVQVDPRIARIKDALPGGNCGGCGYAGCDAYASAVVSGQAAPNKCTAGGAETAEKIAAILGVDAGSFVQKVAFVKCAGSRAKAKEISLYEGVLDCRKATVVPGGGTKACKNGCLGFGSCVTACAFDAISVEDGVAVVDESLCTGCGACVAACPRDVITLIPADQAMRVLCNSTKKGAGVKNICAVGCIGCGLCAKLCPSQAITMKDNLPVINPDLCTGCKICAMKCPARAIVIVEG, from the coding sequence ATGATAAATTCTCTTATTTACCCCGCGCTAAGTCTTGGGGGATTAGGATTGTTTTTTGGGTTATTGCTGGGGTTTTCAGCCAGAAAGTTTGCGGTACAGGTTGATCCTAGAATTGCTCGGATCAAAGATGCTCTGCCGGGAGGAAACTGTGGAGGGTGTGGGTATGCGGGTTGTGACGCCTATGCTTCAGCTGTTGTTTCCGGGCAGGCGGCCCCTAATAAATGTACGGCAGGGGGGGCCGAAACAGCTGAGAAAATTGCAGCCATCCTCGGTGTTGATGCTGGAAGTTTTGTTCAAAAAGTTGCCTTTGTAAAATGTGCCGGTTCCAGGGCCAAGGCGAAAGAGATATCTCTTTACGAAGGGGTGCTCGATTGCAGAAAGGCCACTGTAGTGCCGGGAGGCGGGACTAAAGCGTGTAAAAATGGATGTCTGGGATTTGGAAGCTGTGTTACCGCCTGTGCTTTTGATGCAATATCAGTGGAAGACGGGGTTGCCGTAGTGGACGAAAGCCTTTGTACCGGTTGCGGAGCCTGTGTAGCGGCCTGTCCCCGTGACGTGATTACTCTTATCCCCGCCGATCAGGCAATGCGGGTGCTGTGTAATTCTACCAAGAAGGGAGCAGGTGTAAAGAACATCTGCGCAGTGGGATGTATCGGATGCGGACTCTGCGCGAAGCTATGTCCTTCCCAGGCCATCACGATGAAAGATAATTTGCCTGTCATAAATCCGGACCTTTGCACGGGATGTAAAATCTGTGCCATGAAGTGCCCCGCGCGGGCCATTGTCATTGTTGAAGGATGA
- a CDS encoding RnfABCDGE type electron transport complex subunit G translates to MKNICKLGVILFIITASAGFLLGGIHGVTEEPIARLLEKEKLDAMRSTLPTAEEFKRISPIISAQSIIHEVNAGYSNGKIVGYNIKISPKGYGGVIDMMVGVSIDGTLRGIQILSHAETPGLGAEAGKPAFSNQFVDRQGEGIALVKGKPSKDNEIQALTGATITSKAVTDGVNEALAFFRSSLKGEGA, encoded by the coding sequence GTGAAGAACATATGCAAACTAGGAGTTATTCTATTTATAATAACAGCTTCCGCAGGGTTTCTTCTTGGAGGAATCCATGGAGTTACGGAAGAGCCCATTGCCCGCCTTCTTGAAAAGGAAAAACTTGACGCCATGAGATCCACTCTCCCTACGGCGGAAGAATTTAAGCGAATCAGCCCGATCATTTCTGCTCAAAGCATAATTCACGAAGTGAACGCTGGCTACAGCAATGGGAAAATCGTAGGCTACAACATAAAGATCTCTCCCAAAGGATATGGGGGAGTGATTGACATGATGGTGGGCGTTTCCATAGATGGCACCCTTCGAGGGATTCAGATTCTCTCTCATGCTGAAACTCCGGGATTAGGTGCGGAAGCGGGAAAACCAGCCTTCTCAAACCAGTTCGTGGATCGACAGGGGGAGGGGATAGCTTTGGTGAAGGGAAAACCTTCTAAAGACAATGAAATACAGGCGCTGACAGGAGCTACTATTACATCAAAGGCTGTGACTGATGGTGTAAATGAGGCATTGGCCTTTTTCCGATCCAGTCTAAAGGGGGAAGGGGCATAA